A single Stigmatopora argus isolate UIUO_Sarg chromosome 7, RoL_Sarg_1.0, whole genome shotgun sequence DNA region contains:
- the LOC144077475 gene encoding uncharacterized protein LOC144077475 has product MNSHMQQHGSTPPELKIVLLGNIGCGKTLSADTILSQLTDMSTATPRSIQLRRDFAEGRMVTLVEAPRWYWNGQDMEESVKKETERALTLLEPGPHAVLLLVPVNQFTEMDGQVPAQLQKMFGIQVLDHTIVLLTCGDYLMRRTVEEYLQKEHPGLRQMIALCGGRYHVINNRLPRERTQVQELLDKVEDMARKRGVFSLQTKEERDMEERVQQRKRELMESFRMQKEEKRPALASSYTPNVETIGNVERVDSYRQSWDRKREDMRDSINGGVSAVFESNLPATKPSRWQSGWNEEELQRRPYRLNADGARRAQMMDESPSPKRISTLHQRINSFEENTPDASPRPSPDPQALVYDAPKPNFAPYPASTPTSSPSSPELRLVLLGRSGAGKSAAGNVILGRNEFESRPDSLVAITQECDKKKAVVAGRRVAVLDTPDWFHSERTPDEVRSQISSCVALSSPGPHAFLLCVPVDQPAKVELQALSALETVFGSDVVKKHTVVLFTHADLLRKSGNYGSVETYIADQRGDLLKLVEKCGDRYHVLERDVDGKNVGELLEKVEQIAHEAGGQCYSSPAFQEAENLVREMQAEITRERKRKKQEDERLAEQFRGERRSLYPYMQTVAEAEEEVREEDVEKTRAQAERSVSSMNIESLPSIAAMAGTSPTMLQSMMEKVTSGAKTLPKLLSDGSAWVGDGAKRVAGNPVWESVGNGAKNAQKTVANSPVWGKVGDRLPKVVVDSSSWVGSGAKAVADSSRRVGSGIGTGAKAVAQSPVWGKVGSGAKVVADGSVRLGTGLGAGAKKVAQSPVWGKVGSGAKAGAKMVSESSLWQKMVTNAKKVPKVVIAGAVLGLVLGVFFAGAVGGAAGAVVGSAATEVGRRKFGKKSAPEKVASNIEKQVNDTMDSLVKQGEEFKKMK; this is encoded by the exons ATGAATTCACACATGCAGCAGCACGGCTCGACCCCCCCAGAGCTGAAGATAGTGCTCCTCGGCAATATAGGATGCGGTAAAACTTTGTCGGCCGATACCATCCTCAGCCAGCTGACGGATATGTCTACAGCGACGCCCCGGAGCATCCAGCTGCGTAGGGACTTTGCCGAGGGCAGGATGGTCACCCTGGTCGAGGCCCCCAGATGGTACTGGAATGGCCAAGATATGGAGGAGAGCGTTAAGAAGGAGACGGAGCGAGCCCTGACCTTGTTGGAACCCGGTCCACATGCAGTTCTCTTACTGGTGCCTGTCAACCAGTTTACAGAG ATGGATGGTCAAGTTCCTGCACAACtgcaaaaaatgtttggaaTACAAGTGTTAGATCACACCATTGTACTACTAACTTGTGGAGATTATCTCATGAGAAGAACAGTGGAA GAGTACCTTCAGAAGGAACATCCAGGCCTGAGACAAATGATTGCGCTCTGTGGAGGACGCTACCATGTTATCAATAATCGTTTGCCGCGGGAACGGACCCAGGTGCAGGAACTTCTTGACAAG GTTGAGGACATGGCCAGAAAAAGAGGAGTTTTCTCCCTCCAAACAAAAGAGGAGAGAGATATGGAGGAACGTGTGCAGCAGCGCAAGCGAGAACTGATGGAAAGTTTCCGGAtgcaaaaagaagagaaaaggcCAGCTCTGGCCTCCAGTTACACGCCCAATGTAGAGACCATTGGGAATGTCGAGAGGGTGGACTCGTACAGACAGTCTTGGGATAGGAAGAGAGAAGACATGAGAGACAGCATCAATGGAGGTGTTTCAGCGGTGTTTGAGTCCAACCTGCCAGCTACAAAACCAAGCAGGTGGCAGTCGGGCTGGAATGAGGAAGAGCTCCAGAGGCGGCCCTATAGGCTCAATGCAG ATGGTGCAAGACGCGCACAAATGATGGATGAGAGCCCCTCACCTAAACGTATTTCCACTC TTCATCAGAGAATCAACAGCTTTGAGGAGAATACCCCCGACGCCTCCCCCAGACCCTCCCCGGATCCCCAAGCTTTGGTCTATGACGCCCCAAAGCCAAACTTCGCGCCGTACCCTGCCAGCACCCCTACATCTTCGCCTTCCTCACCAGAGCTGCGTTTGGTTTTGCTCGGACGGTCCGGAGCGGGGAAAAGTGCAGCCGGCAACGTCATCTTGGGGCGCAATGAGTTTGAGTCTCGTCCCGACAGTCTGGTCGCCATCACTCAGGAGTGTGACAAGAAGAAAGCAGTGGTTGCCGGAAGAAGG GTGGCAGTACTGGACACCCCAGACTGGTTCCACTCAGAACGTACACCAGACGAGGTACGTTCTCAGATTTCCTCCTGTGTTGCCCTGTCCAGCCCCGGACCCCACGCCTTCCTCTTGTGCGTTCCGGTGGACCAACCGGCCAAGGTGGAACTGCAGGCCCTCAGCGCCCTCGAGACGGTCTTTGGGTCCGACGTGGTCAAAAAACACACAGTGGTCCTCTTTACGCACGCCGACCTTCTGAGGAAGAGCGGCAACTACGGCAGCGTAGAGACCTACATTGCGGACCAGCGTGGCGATCTGTTAAAACTGGTGGAGAAATGCGGGGACAGGTACCACGTGCTGGAGAGAGATGTTGACGGCAAGAATGTGGGGGAGCTTCTGGAAAAGGTGGAGCAGATCGCCCACGAAGCCGGGGGACAGTGTTATTCCAGTCCCGCTTTCCAAGAGGCTGAGAACCTAGTGAGGGAGATGCAGGCCGAGATAACCAGGGAGAGGAAACGGAAGAAGCAGGAGGATGAGCGCCTGGCTGAGCAGTTTCGGGGCGAGAGGCGCTCCCTCTACCCTTACATGCAGACTGTGGCCGAGGCCGAAGAGGAAGTGAGAGAGGAAGACGTTGAGAAAACACGAGCCCAGGCTGAGAGGAGCGTCAGTAGCATGAATATCGAGAGCCTTCCGTCTATCGCCGCAATGGCCGGCACATCCCCGACAATGTTGCAGTCTATGATGGAGAAAGTGACGTCCGGCGCCAAGACGCTGCCCAAGCTGTTGTCCGACGGCTCGGCGTGGGTCGGCGACGGAGCCAAAAGGGTGGCGGGCAATCCGGTGTGGGAATCGGTGGGGAACGGAGCAAAGAACGCGCAGAAGACTGTGGCCAACAGTCCCGTGTGGGGGAAGGTGGGCGACAGACTCCCCAAGGTGGTGGTGGACAGTTCGTCTTGGGTCGGGTCCGGGGCCAAAGCGGTGGCAGACAGCTCGAGGCGTGTCGGCTCTGGAATCGGAACCGGAGCGAAGGCTGTGGCGCAAAGCCCCGTGTGGGGCAAGGTTGGTTCCGGAGCCAAAGTGGTGGCCGACGGTTCGGTGCGTCTTGGAACTGGACTGGGCGCCGGAGCAAAGAAGGTGGCCCAGAGTCCAGTTTGGGGGAAAGTGGGCTCTGGCGCCAAAGCTGGAGCTAAAATGGTCAGCGAAAGCTCCCTGTGGCAGAAAATGGTGACCAATGCTAAGAAGGTGCCGAAGGTGGTCATCGCGGGAGCGGTTTTGGGTTTGGTGCTGGGGGTGTTTTTTGCAGGGGCAGTCGGCGGAGCCGCGGGGGCCGTTGTTGGATCTGCTGCCACTGAGGTGGGCAGGCGGAAGTTTGGCAAGAAAAGCGCACCAGAAAAGGTTGCCAGTAACATTGAAAAACAAGTGAACGATACCATGGATTCACTTGTGAAACAAGGAGAGGAatttaagaaaatgaaataa
- the rnf11a gene encoding RING finger protein 11a, with protein sequence MGNCLFSQGVDDLSLLNESEGGSLPGEPPPPYQEHPETVPVYHPTPGQSRLASQLSEDEQVRIAQRIGLIHHLPRGIFDPGSDPIERKVRECVICMMDFEYGDPIRFLPCVHIYHMDCIDSWLMRSFTCPSCMEPVDAALLATYETN encoded by the exons ATGGGGAACTGCCTTTTCTCTCAAGGAGTGGATGATCTGTCTCTTCTGAACGAGTCTGAGGGGGGAAGCCTACCCGgagagccgccgccgccatacCAG GAGCACCCGGAGACCGTACCTGTGTACCATCCCACCCCCGGACAGAGTCGCTTGGCCAGTCAGCTAAGCGAGGACGAGCAGGTTCGCATCGCCCAACGTATCGGCCTCATCCATCACCTACCCAGAGGCATCTTCGATCCGGGCTCGGACCCCATAGAACGAAAAGTCAGAGA atgtgtgATCTGCATGATGGACTTTGAGTACGGCGACCCCATCCGGTTCCTGCCCTGCGTTCACATCTATCACATGGACTGCATCGACTCCTGGCTCATGCGCTCCTTCACCTGCCCATCCTGCATGGAACCCGTGGACGCAGCGCTGCTGGCCACCTACGAAACTAACTGA
- the hmox1b gene encoding heme oxygenase codes for METPKTQRAEKDLSEQIKRVTMEIHMRAENTELMLSFQKGQVTMPQYKLLLSSLHEIYQTLEEELDKNSCHPAVEPIYFPSELARLEPIEKDLEFFYGPNWKEKIVVPAATRKYCDRLRKIGKENPEYLVAHAYTRYLGDLSGGQVLGRIAQKSMGLKNGEGLAFFAFPGVSSPNLFKQLYRSRMNVLELSEEQKKGILDEAVNSFELNIQVFEDVQKVLNITENQMDSKHVESKNGLQSSMMATSFYKMLLGIFVVVVTMGICMS; via the exons ATGGAAACGCCGAAGACGCAAAGAGCTGAAAA GGACCTGTCAGAACAAATCAAACGGGTGACAATGGAGATTCACATGAGGGCAGAGAACACCGAATTAATGCTGAGCTTCCAGAAAGGACAAGTCACTATGCCGCAGTATAAG CTTCTCCTCAGCTCCCTTCATGAGATCTACCAGACTTTGGAAGAGGAGCTGGACAAGAACTCATGCCACCCCGCAGTGGAGCCTATTTACTTTCCCTCCGAGCTGGCTCGGTTGGAGCCTATCGAGAAAGATCTGGAGTTCTTCTACGGTCCAAACTGGAAGGAGAAGATAGTGGTGCCCGCAGCCACGAGAAAATACTGCGACAGACTCCGAAAG attGGGAAAGAGAACCCAGAATACCTGGTAGCCCACGCTTATACTCGTTACCTTGGCGACTTGTCCGGCGGCCAGGTCCTAGGTCGCATCGCCCAAAAGTCCATGGGCCTGAAGAACGGCGAGGGCTTGGCCTTCTTTGCCTTCCCCGGGGTATCCAGCCCCAACCTGTTCAAGCAGCTCTACCGCAGTCGCATGAACGTCCTGGAGTTGAGCGAGGAACAGAAGAAGGGCATCCTGGATGAGGCCGTCAATTCCTTTGAGCTTAACATCCAG GTCTTTGAGGATGTGCAGAAGGTGCTGAATATCACTGAAAACCAGATGGACTCCAAACATGTGGAATCCAAGAATGGTCTGCAGAGCTCCATGATGGCCACTTCGTTCTACAAGATGCTTCTCGGGATCTTCGTGGTTGTTGTCACCATGGGAATCTGTATGTCGTAG